From Argopecten irradians isolate NY chromosome 2, Ai_NY, whole genome shotgun sequence, the proteins below share one genomic window:
- the LOC138315554 gene encoding ubiquitin carboxyl-terminal hydrolase 10-like, which yields MAYQAQDLMFGDFDTLDQHEQNNIRKILYGPRNANEDRKVEFPWDETGADMFQFDNAAQAGDMVAQTDTNCMPVNTNTDGIPNFQQYHREGLPQQQFPQHMKVNHEPRNPEFVGERHNTYRGVQQNEVYGNQFPRETQNYRAPSVEFGYDASQSEMSQGGGKQRRNKKKRPPGYYERLEEAERQQSQADMVQGSVGNWADSAVGHVSPQNFPYMPLNYPAVPLEVRQTEPQHTQQPTVGGMVPPVVQERPFPPQGAPPTMVGGHPIQTINPSAIPQQDPTRMATENIPSARDRSTLPREGAHMGVVNAHPVLREASLPREGAHMGVVEQSRSYHDGHFTGHGQPPPMNNMAMGSYPNPVQQSINRNMSSIPHQNSPVDYNYSSSPQGVHHVEQCNRNVPPQENLSASYIPHQISNSQTLQHETRPSVDHNLVDKVTHQMSDLNVSQNTRGNNPSYAHHHDRHHHHSGPQTVNTGYNSNSGMPVMDNNHTGPNTGVHVNRPPGFNVPSAHLTPPVAAAIPTNSMEFNVQDSYNKQYPSTGSAPTVPVEEKTVPSNEQYRRNSEVGQQEQKISEPHHRASEPVYQASNLVQENTQEPSVNINDNRIVKELPDSSEIDKAQQGSGDQKVEDESYPSPPVQPEPPKPVKASSWAGLFKNVSPATTGPVSYSVTVTDNTPASTEIKQSVTKDSNVPNEPVSTEDDRLASSFGEALSNLKVSHVQVGLTPRGLVNRGNWCYINATLQALVACPPFCDLLRRMPKYSREERGASSTPVLDCMVEFVNEFSPYGRNTDRGPQKGRRMFQDITQGKEFEPVNVYKMLQVMQANQTFRLGRQEDAEEFLSCILDGLHEEMASVIQLVNGNTDPAPEAEANGFDQDDDAESEMSEDSWEQVGPKKRSALTRKAMFSKSPIADIFVGYMRSAVYKSAAKESATLQPFFTLQLDIQTDKVFSVKEALEGLVIKESISGYTCTKTKQEMEVAKKVTLEELPPVLVMHLKYFVFNKDGGCQKLLKKIDYPIDLEITRDLLSPNVKSKLQLHQRSYKLFAVVFHHGKMATGGGHYTTTVFHPAINGWISIDDNIVKPVNLPFVLKYNPPRVPYLLYYRRTDVH from the exons CAGCCCAGGCCGGAGATATGGTGGCCCAAACTGATACAAACTGTATGCCAGTGAATACTAATACTGATGGCATTCCTAACTTCCAACAATACCATAGAGAAGGCCTTCCGCAGCAACAATTTCCACAGCATATGAAAGTCAACCACGAGCCTAGAAATCCTGAGTTTGTAGGAGAACGACATAATACTTATCGAGGAGTTCAACAGAATGAAGTTTATGGAAACCAGTTTCCTAGAGAAACACAAAATTACAGAGCTCCTTCTGTTGAATTTGGTTATGATGCAAGTCAGTCAGAAATGTCGCAGGGTGGTGGTAAACAACGTAGGAACAAAAAGAAACGCCCTCCAGGTTATTATGAAAGGTTGGAGGAGGCTGAGAGGCAGCAGTCTCAGGCCGATATGGTCCAAGGGAGCGTGGGCAACTGGGCAGACAGTGCTGTAGGACATGTCTCGCCACAAAACTTTCCTTATATGCCCCTAAATTACCCGGCGGTTCCCCTAGAGGTAAGACAGACTGAGCCACAGCATACTCAGCAGCCTACTGTTGGGGGTATGGTTCCTCCTGTAGTTCAGGAGCGACCCTTCCCCCCGCAAGGTGCCCCTCCCACTATGGTTGGTGGCCATCCTATACAGACAATTAATCCCAGTGCTATCCCTCAGCAGGATCCTACTAGAATGGCCACTGAGAATATTCCCAGTGCCAGGGACAGAAGTACCCTCCCCAGGGAGGGAGCCCACATGGGGGTGGTGAATGCACATCCAGTGCTAAGAGAGGCATCTCTCCCCAGGGAGGGAGCCCATATGGGGGTAGTGGAACAATCTCGCAGTTATCATGATGGCCATTTCACAGGTCATGGTCAGCCTCCACCCATGAATAACATGGCCATGGGATCATACCCTAATCCTGTACAACAGAGCATCAACAGAAACATGAGCAGTATTCCTCATCAGAATTCACCTGTAGATTATAACTACAGCTCATCTCCCCAAGGTGTTCATCATGTGGAACAGTGTAATCGTAATGTTCCGCCACAGGAAAATTTGTCAGCATCGTATATTCCTCATCAGATCTCTAATTCACAGACTTTACAACATGAGACACGCCCATCCGTGGATCATAATTTGGTGGACAAAGTCACCCACCAGATGTCCGATCTCAATGTGTCCCAAAACACAAGGGGCAATAACCCTAGCTATGCACATCATCATGATCGCCATCATCATCATTCGGGTCCACAAACTGTTAATACAGGTTATAATTCTAATAGTGGAATGCCTGTCATGGACAATAATCACACAGGACCaaatacaggtgtacatgtaaaCAGACCCCCCGGATTTAATGTTCCTAGTGCTCATTTAACCCCACCAGTGGCAGCTGCAATTCCAACAAATTCCATGGAGTTTAATGTACAGGACAGCTATAATAAACAATATCCTTCAACAGGAAGTGCTCCTACAGTTCCTGTTGAGGAGAAAACGGTGCCATCTAATGAACAATACAGAAGAAACAGTGAAGTCGGTCAACAAGAACAAAAAATTAGTGAACCACATCACCGAGCTAGTGAACCAGTTTATCAAGCCAGTAATCTTGTTCAGGAAAATACACAAGAACCAAGtgtgaatattaatgacaatagaATAGTTAAAGAATTACCAGACTCTAGTGAAATAGACAAAGCTCAGCAAGGAAGTGGCGATCAAAAGGTCGAAGACGAAAGCTATCCTAGTCCTCCAGTTCAACCGGAACCACCGAAACCTGTTAAAGCATCATCATGGGCGGGACTATTCAAAAACGTGAGTCCAGCCACGACCGGCCCAGTTAGCTACAGTGTAACTGTTACAGATAACACGCCAGCTTCTACAGAGATTAAACAGAGCGTGACAAAAGACTCTAATGTACCCAATGAACCTGTGTCTACTGAGGACGACAGACTGGCAAGTAGTTTTGGAG AGGCATTGAGTAATTTAAAAGTGAGCCATGTCCAAGTAGGACTGACCCCCCGCGGACTGGTGAATCGTGGTAACTGGTGCTACATCAATGCA ACCCTTCAGGCTTTGGTTGCCTGTCCCCCATTTTGTGATCTCTTACGTCGCATGCCGAAGTACAGCCGAGAGGAAAGAGGAGCCAGCAGTACCCCAGTACTAGACTGCAT GGTGGAGTTTGTGAACGAGTTCTCCCCATATGGCAGGAACACAGATAGAG GACCACAGAAAGGCCGTAGGATGTTCCAGGATATCACACAGGGGAAGGAGTTTGAACCAGTCAATGTCTATAAGATGTTACAAGTCATGCAGGCTAACCAGACATTTAGA CTTGGTAGACAGGAAGATGCTGAGGAGTTCCTCAGCTGTATCCTTGACGGACTACACGAGGAGATGGCCTCAGTCATACAGCTGGTGAACGGCAACACTGATCCCGCTCCAG AAGCTGAAGCGAACGGCTTTGATCAAGATGACGATGCTGAATCTGAGATGTCTGAGGATTCCTGGGAACAAGTTGGACCGAAGAAACGCAGTGCTCTAACACGCAAG GCTATGTTTTCCAAGAGCCCTATAGCGGACATATTTGTGGGGTATATGAGATCAGCTGTATACAAATCAGCCGCTAAGGAGTCTGCTACTCTTCAGCCTTTCTTCACTCTACAGCTGGACATACAG ACGGATAAAGTGTTCAGTGTTAAGGAGGCCCTGGAGGGACTAGTGATAAAGGAATCCATCAGTGGCTACACCTGTACCAAGACAAAACAAGAG ATGGAGGTAGCCAAAAAGGTCACCCTTGAGGAACTGCCACCGGTGCTGGTTATGCACCTGAAGTATTTTGTCTTCAATAAAGATGGTGGATGTCAGAAGCTTCTGAAAAAGATAGATTACCCAATAGACCTGGAGATTACCAGAG ATCTTCTATCTCCCAATGTTAAATCAAAGCTCCAGCTACACCAGAGGTCATACAAACTCTTTGCAG TTGTGTTTCACCATGGGAAGATGGCTACAggaggtggtcattatacaacCACAGTATTCCATCCCGCCATTAATGGCTGGATCAGTATAGACGATAACATAGTGAAACCTGTGAACTTACCGTTTGTTCTCAAGTACAACCCCCCTCGAGTACCGTACCTCCTGTACTACAGACGTACAGATGTCCACTAG